The sequence below is a genomic window from Citricoccus muralis.
ACCGTCAGAAGTTCAACGCCCTGGTCAAGCTGGACACCGTCAACGGCCAGCCCGCCGGCGAATCCGGTCCCCGCGTCGAGTTCTCCAAACTGGTGCCACTGTACCCGCAGGAGCGCCTGCGCCTGGAAACCGATCCCAAGGCCATGGGACCTCGTATCATCGACCTGGTCTCGCCGATCGGCAAGGGCCAGCGCGGTCTGATCGTGTCCCCGCCGAAGGCCGGTAAGACCATGGTGCTGCAGTCCATCGCCAACGCCATCACCACAAACAACCCCGAGGTGAAGCTCATGATGGTCCTCGTGGACGAACGTCCCGAGGAAGTCACCGACATGCAGCGCTCCGTGCGCGGCGAAGTCATCGCCTCCACCTTCGACCGTCCGGCCGAAGACCACACCACCGTCGCCGAGCTCGCCATCGAGCGTGCCAAGCGCCTGGTGGAGATGGGCCATGACGTCGTCGTGCTACTCGACTCCATGACCCGTCTGGGCCGCGCCTACAACCTGGCCGCCCCGGCCTCCGGTCGTATTCTCTCCGGTGGTGTCGACTCCTCGGCGCTGTACCCGCCAAAGCGCTTCTTCGGTGCCGCCCGCAACATCGAGAACGGCGGTTCGCTGACCATTCTCGCCACGGCACTGGTGGAAACCGGATCCCGCATGGACGAGGTGATCTTCGAGGAGTTCAAGGGCACCGGCAACATGGAGCTGCGTCTGTCGCGTCAGCTCGCCGAACGCCGCATCTTCCCGGCGGTCGACGTCAACGCCTCCGGCACCCGCCGCGAGGAAAACCTGCTCTCCGCAGAAGAGATCAAGATCATGTGGAAGCTGCGCCGCGTGCTTTCCGGCCTGGACACCCAGCAGGCCCTCGAAACGCTCACGCACAAGCTCAAGGACACCCAGTCCAACGCAGAGTTCTTGATGCTCGTCTCTAAGACGACCCTGGGTTCCAAGGGCGACGACTAGCACGATGACGACCACCGCGCCTTCCGCACAACTTCGTGTGGAGGGCGCGGTGGTCTCTGTGTATCCTCTTCCCGCAGGCTCGTTGTCTGCCCTGACCCTCGAAGGAACCCAGGATGTTCGAATCCGTCGACTCGCTCCTTGAAGAACACGCCGAGATCACCAAGGCCCTCGCCGACCCGGAGGTGCACGGTGACCAAGCACGCTCCCGGAAACTCGGACGACGCTTCGCCGAGCTCAACGGCATCGTGGCCGCCCACCACCGCTGGAACCAACTCTCCGACGACCTCGAGACCGCCGAAGAGTTGGCCGCCGATGACGAGGAATTCGCCGCCGAAGTACCGCGTCTGAAGGAACAATTGACTGAGGCCGAAGAGCGCCTGCGCCGGCTGCTCATCCCGCGCGATCCCGACGACGCCCGCGACGCCATCCTGGAGATCAAGGGCGGTGAAGGGGGAGAGGAAGCGGCTCTGTTCGCCGGTGACCTACTCCGGATGTACCTTCGCTTTGCCGAATCCAAGGGCTGGAAAACCGAGATTATCTCGTCCACCGAATCCGATCTGGGCGGCTACAAAGACGTTCATGTCGCGGTCAAGGGATCCTCCTCCGACCCGGCCGAAGGGGTCTACGCCCACCTGAAATTCGAGGGCGGTGTCCACCGCGTCCAGCGGGTGCCCGTCACCGAATCCCAGGGCCGGATCCACACCTCGGCCGCGGGAGTGCTCGTCTTCCCCGAAGTCGACGCTCCCGATGAGATCGAGATCAGTCAGAACGACCTCAAGATCGACGTCTACCGTTCCTCTGGACCCGGCGGACAGTCGGTGAACACCACCGACTCGGCGGTGCGCATCACCCACGTGCCCACCGGCATCGTGGTGTCCATGCAGAACGAGAAATCGCAGATCCAGAACCGCGAAGCCGCCATGCGCGTCCTGCGGTCCCGACTGCTGGCCCACCAGCAGGAACAGATCGACGCCGAAAACGCCGCCACGCGTGCCTCGCAGGTGCGCACCATGGACCGTTCCGAGCGCATCCGCACCTACAACTACCCGGAGAACCGGATTGCCGATCACCGCACCGGCTACAAGGCCTACAACTTGGACCACGTGCTCGACGGCGGACTGGGACCGGTGATCGAATCCTGCATCCAGATGGACGAAGCCGATCGGCTGGCCGCCCTTGGCGAGTGATCTGGGGCAGATTCTGTCCCAGGCAACGGCCCGCCTCTCGACAGCTGGTGTTGATTCACCGCGTTACGACGCACGGGTGCTCGCCGCCCATGTTCTCAACATTGAACTCGGGCGGCTCGAAGTGCTCCTCGCACTGGGGCACACCCTCACCGACGACGAAACCTCGAGCTTGAATTCACTGCTGTCACAGCGTGAGCAGCGGGTGCCATTACAGCTGATCCTGGGGCGCATGGAATTCGCGGGGGTAGAGCTCGACGTCGCTAGCGGCGTGTTCATCCCGCGCCCGGAAACCGAGCTGCTGGCCGAGGAAGCACTGAAGCGCATGGCAGCAGAGCCGTATGATGATGAGCTCATCGTGATCGACCTGTGTACGGGCACCGGCGCCCTCGCCGCCGCCCTCGTCCACGGACTGCGCACCCATGCAGGTCAGCGGTCGATCCAGGTCCATGCCGTCGAGATCGACCCGCACGCTCACACACTGGCTCGACGGAATCTGGATCGTTGGGACGTCGAGGTACATCTCGGCGACGCCACAGCACCGGAGTCTCTCCCGCGGCTAGTTCCCCTGCTGGGCACCGTGGACGCTGTCGTTAGCAATCCGCCCTACGTTCCCGAGCGGCAGCTGGTCACCCAGCTCGAAGCCCAGGCCGACCCGGCC
It includes:
- a CDS encoding N5-glutamine methyltransferase family protein codes for the protein MASDLGQILSQATARLSTAGVDSPRYDARVLAAHVLNIELGRLEVLLALGHTLTDDETSSLNSLLSQREQRVPLQLILGRMEFAGVELDVASGVFIPRPETELLAEEALKRMAAEPYDDELIVIDLCTGTGALAAALVHGLRTHAGQRSIQVHAVEIDPHAHTLARRNLDRWDVEVHLGDATAPESLPRLVPLLGTVDAVVSNPPYVPERQLVTQLEAQADPALALYGGSPDGTLIPLRIADAAARLLQPGGLFLMEHDETHATALVEALQTSGFWDAVTVHLDLADRPRFLSARRADLVVPRPGPVEV
- the prfA gene encoding peptide chain release factor 1; its protein translation is MFESVDSLLEEHAEITKALADPEVHGDQARSRKLGRRFAELNGIVAAHHRWNQLSDDLETAEELAADDEEFAAEVPRLKEQLTEAEERLRRLLIPRDPDDARDAILEIKGGEGGEEAALFAGDLLRMYLRFAESKGWKTEIISSTESDLGGYKDVHVAVKGSSSDPAEGVYAHLKFEGGVHRVQRVPVTESQGRIHTSAAGVLVFPEVDAPDEIEISQNDLKIDVYRSSGPGGQSVNTTDSAVRITHVPTGIVVSMQNEKSQIQNREAAMRVLRSRLLAHQQEQIDAENAATRASQVRTMDRSERIRTYNYPENRIADHRTGYKAYNLDHVLDGGLGPVIESCIQMDEADRLAALGE